GCAGTTTCGTCCATATCACGTGGTCCCCGGAACACGGCGACCATGGTCGTAAAGTCGGAGTCCATACGGTCCTGGTCGCGGCAGAAGCGCTCCAGATCGCGCGCAAGGGCCGCCGTCGTCTCGGGGCTGCCCAGTTCGCTGTAGTTGGCGAAGGCGTAGTTGTCGGTATTGAAGGCCGCCTTGGCTGCCACGCAGGAGAAATCGGGAGCCAGGATCCGGTCCCGGAAGACCCGGTGGGCACGGCGCACGAAGGAACCGCCCGCCGTGCCCTGTAATTCACCGCTTTCAATCAGGTGGTAGCTGCTTAAACTGTCCCCTGCCGAGGTGTTATCGTTGAGCATGGCTCCTCCACTTTCCGCACGGCCCTGAAGAAGCCGGGTGCGGGGTTGTCGTCCGCCGAACCTAACGGCAGGCGGCCGACCACTCTGTGGAGTTCGCCCCTAACTCAAGGAAAAACAGCGAGCGGTGAAGAAAGCCCGAAAGGTCGTCTCAGACGAAACTGTGGTCCCGGCCCGTGTATGCGGCCGGCTGGGCCGCGACGGACAACAGGCCAGACCGCCGCCGCTTTCAGGGGAAGCGGCGTGATCAACCGCCGATGAAGGGCGGTCCGGGCAGTGACCTCAGCCGCCGGTCTCTGACCTCAGGCGCGGAAGACGTCCACCCAGGTCCCGGTCGCCGAGGACTGTTCCCAGGCCTCCAGAACCGCCTGGATGCGCACCCCCATGGTGAAGTCGACCAGGTCGCCCGAGCCGCCGCGCACGCGCCCCACGAGCGCCCGGACCAGCCGTGTTCCTGCGGCCCCCTGCTCTCCCTCAACAGGCACGGGTTCAGGCGGCGCCTGACCCTGCGCCGCCACCGGCCTTGCCCAGTTCACCAGCCCGGCGGTGCCCGCTAAGCCGTATACGGTCAAGCTCACCTGCTCGGGGCGGGGCACGTTCGTCAGGCACGACACGACGACCAGAGACCCATTTTCAAGTTCCAGCGTGCCGAGAGCAGCGATTTCACAGGCGTCCGGATCGTTGGCGGGGTACTCGGTGTGGGCCCACACCCGCGCGACTGGACCCAGCGTGGTCAGGATGACGTGCAGCAGGTGCGGCCCCACCTCACGGATCGGTCCGCCCTGCTCCCGACCGCCGATCCAGGGGTTTTGCTGCCACCCGCGCGGCCACTGCGGAAACACCAGGGTCAGCTCGGTGCGGCGCAGCGTTCCGAGTTCGCCCCCCTGAACAAGGTGGTGAAAGGTCTGAATGCCCGGGTCACCATGCAGCGGCAGATTCAGAGCGTGCACGACTCCCCTCGCCTGCGCCGCACGCTGCAGGTCCCGCGCTTCGTCCAGCGTGAGGGCCAGCGGTTTCTCGCACAGAATGTGCCGGCCCGCCGCGATGACGTCCAGTGCAATGGCGTGGTGGTATTTCGGCGGCACGGCCACATACACGAGGTCCAGATCGGTCTCGTCGAGCATCCGGCGGTGGTCCGTCCAGGCCGAGGCCGCCAGCGGTTGGGCGGTCCTTTCCGCCAGGGAGACGTCGATATCGCACACGGCCGTCACGCGCACCTCGGGATGGGCCGTGAAAGCCTTCAACAGGTTCTGGCCGATGGCCCCGAGGCCGATCACGCCCACCCGAATGGAACTGGTCATCTGATTCTCCTTTGATTCCGCAACCGCCCCCTGATTTTGCCAGGGGTGGGGAGGGGAAGTTCAGTCTGGTCGAGACTGAAGATGAATATGACTTCCCCCGGACGGCGGCACAAGTTGAGGATGGCCCGGTGTCGCGGTTCTTCCGCCGGTTTCTACAGAACTTCCAATCACCTTGATCCAGCGTGAGGTAAAAGCCCTGGGCCTTCGACCTGGCCTCTGAAATTCAGTGGACCATGTCCCGCGCCCAACCCAGGCGCACTCCGAATGGCCGACTGGACATAGGTGTGGGCGGCCCGCACCGCACCGGGCAAAGACATTCCCCGTGCCAGATTGGCCGTGATCGCCGCCGAAAGGGTGCACCCCGTTCCATGCGTGTGGCGGGTGGCCTGCCGGGGCGCGTGGAGCAGCAACCGGACCTGTGGGGTCCGCAGCTCATCGGTCACGGTCGCGCCGTCCGCGTGTCCGCCCTTGAGAAGCAGCGGCAGACCGCCGGGAATGTCTGGCCCGAACAGGGTCTGCGCCTCGGGCAGGTTCGGCGTGATCAGGGCGGCGAGGGGCAGCAGCTCGTCCCTGATCACCGCCACCGCGCCCGGGTCCAGCAGCGCGTCCCCGCTCTTGGCCAGCAGCACCGGATCCACGACCACGGGCAGGCCACGTCCCCGCAGCGCCGCCGCCACCGCCCGAATCAGGTCCGCGTGGCCCAATGCCCCGG
The DNA window shown above is from Deinococcus aerophilus and carries:
- a CDS encoding Gfo/Idh/MocA family protein, whose product is MTSSIRVGVIGLGAIGQNLLKAFTAHPEVRVTAVCDIDVSLAERTAQPLAASAWTDHRRMLDETDLDLVYVAVPPKYHHAIALDVIAAGRHILCEKPLALTLDEARDLQRAAQARGVVHALNLPLHGDPGIQTFHHLVQGGELGTLRRTELTLVFPQWPRGWQQNPWIGGREQGGPIREVGPHLLHVILTTLGPVARVWAHTEYPANDPDACEIAALGTLELENGSLVVVSCLTNVPRPEQVSLTVYGLAGTAGLVNWARPVAAQGQAPPEPVPVEGEQGAAGTRLVRALVGRVRGGSGDLVDFTMGVRIQAVLEAWEQSSATGTWVDVFRA
- a CDS encoding hydroxymethylpyrimidine/phosphomethylpyrimidine kinase family protein, giving the protein MVRTLDPAISDANPPNGSRTGRSTKRLGGRPLGPQLVRAQIEAVLSDFPVAAVKTGALGHADLIRAVAAALRGRGLPVVVDPVLLAKSGDALLDPGAVAVIRDELLPLAALITPNLPEAQTLFGPDIPGGLPLLLKGGHADGATVTDELRTPQVRLLLHAPRQATRHTHGTGCTLSAAITANLARGMSLPGAVRAAHTYVQSAIRSAPGLGAGHGPLNFRGQVEGPGLLPHAGSR